A region of the Mangifera indica cultivar Alphonso chromosome 10, CATAS_Mindica_2.1, whole genome shotgun sequence genome:
ACTCTCAAAAGTTTCAAGAAAGATTTTGGTTCTCACCTTATTATACATGTTTAACAGTTGATACTTTGTTGTAGCCTGTTGTCCTTTTTGAGTCTACATGggaattcttaatttttttttgcttcttttattgAGACACAAACACGGTAGAATACAGGTGAGAGTATATTCTGAGTCATTACTTGGAATGAAATTGGTGTTTCAAGTTTGTTTATTGATTATgctaacaaacaaacaaacaaacaaacaaattgaaCAAGCCAATGGGATACAAAATCCAGACCAGCAATAGTGAGGAGCACAAACAGTAATTTTGAACTTCACGTAGATTCTGGGACTCACAACAACCCAATAATTTTTCAGAATTTTGCAGAAATATTTTAAGAGTTACGGAAGCCGATTAAGGTACTCATCCACAGTGGTTCACTTAATCTCAGGATAAAGCTGCATAGCTTCAAACTCCAAAAGATGGTTCAATCTCAAAGTTAGTTTGATCTCCCTTCAAAAAGGCCGAGTGCTCGGTTGCTGATATCACATTCTGTGGGGCTGGGGAGGGAGTGGTCTCCCTTCAAAAAAGATCATTCATCTTGGTCTGATTACGAAAATGGATGGAGAGACAGATGAGAGAAAAATTGGTCGAAGatgacattaaaagaaaaatctttaaagaaaaaaatataattttttaaaattaataaaaaaatataaatatttatattttttaatattattaataaataattattttatctttagttaattaattttaataattaataaacgactatttgaatttttaaattggaTTAAGCGAGAGCGTAGAGATACAGTCAACCATGGGTGAGCTGATATGCTTCTTTCCATTGATTACTGTGTCCAGTGTTTAATGACATAATTGCCCTTCAGATGAATTGACaacaaatatattaagttttgattGATGGGAAATGGCGCACGTGACCCactcttgaaaaaaaaaaaaaaaaaagaaagtgcaCACAACTTAGGCAAATAATAGTGTAGAGAAAATAGCACAAGTTTACTTATTATTGCTAGGTAACATCAAATACATGAAAAAGCACAGAAATCAAACTACCATGAGAGCCGACAACATATAGATTATATTGATTATTGAGATCCTGCAGATAAACAAAGATGATTTACACAAACTGATTGAGGTATTCATCCACAGTGGTGTACTTGACATCAGGATAAAGCGCTGAGGCTTCAACTCCAAACGATGGTTCAATCTCAAAGTTGGTATGGTCTCCCTTCACAAACGCTGAATGGTTAATAGATAATAACACATTCAGAGGAACCGAAGCTTCTGCAAACATGGAAAGAGAAGTCAGCAATGTTAAACTCAGACATTGTTATAAGAGGAATCTGAAGGATCTGATATTTTCACTAACCTTGAATGTTCTTCAGAAGTTTCTCCTCTGATACGTAGACCCTTTCAAGGGTTTTTCCAATCTTTTTCTCCCACAGAGAAACGAGATCATTGAATGAGTAAATGTTGCCAGGAGGTCTTAGGTAAAGGATTTTGTTCAAGGTTCTTGGGTCATCCACTGCTCTGATGGTGTAGGTTCCAATATCTTCTTCCTTGTTAAAAATTGCTGTTACTCATAAGATTAAGCTGTTTAGATTCATTTCATGATTCTGAGATGAAGTTTTCAAACTATTTTGAGTGAACGTAATGTGTTCTATAACAGTTACCTTTTGGGTTTCCATCTCCTAAGATGACAACTTTATCTCTTGGGGGAGATGTGGCTCCAGTTTGTGCCAAAGTGGGAAGGAAGTAGCCAGAAAAGAAACTACTTGATACATAGGTGTATGGAATTCCTTCTTTCTCAACAGTGCGACGGATGTTAGCCTTTGTCACAAATGCTGTTTTCGCTGGCTCGACAGCATTCACACGATCAACATCATTACCAAATTCTGAAGGAAAGAATCTCTGGATAACACAGACAACATCTTCAGTACTAAGCCTCAAGAGTTCAACGAATTCCAACTAAATGCATTTATCCAATTAAGTTATACTAGTAATCATAAGTCGACATGAAATTCCTAAACAATCAAGCTCGATAAGCCATCTAAATGACcatatagttaaaaaaatgaaagaaataaacataattagaaCAGACTAATTTACCTTAATGTTATCAGCCTCTTTAATTGCAGCAATAATCTTGTCTTGATCGCCTAATTGAGCGTGACCCACTGTTGATATCACCACGTCCACTTGCTTAATCGCGCTCACCAAACTCTCCTTATTATATAAATCTCCCTGCATCaagccaaacaaaataatttaaaacaaacaataaaaaattaattaaaagcatattaataatagatcatttatttttcaatgGTTAATTATATACAGCTGATCTGATTCTCTTTTCCGAGAATTGATACGGATGCCACGTTTCACTCATTCACAGTCCCTGCATGCAAATCATTGATGAAAACCTAAAACAAAATCTCGATTTCTATACCGATACAACAAAGCAGCACTAAGGAAAAATCAGcgtgaaatgaaaaataaagaagccGAAAAGCTTTACGTACGGGAATAAAATTGACGCCAAGGCTCTTGAAATTCTCGATGATCTTGGACTTAGCAGGGCTAGTGAGAGTGGACTCTCTTACGAGTACAAATGTCGGATGGCCGGCTTTTGCGCTCGCTTCCACGATGAATTTTCCGATATAACCAGTCCCTCCGATAAACAGAATCTTGCTCTTTGTTGCCATAACCGTAATGCAATGCCGTTCAaacttgaagatttttttttgttattcttcaCCCAGTTTTGTTACGATCATTTCACCCGGTGTAACAGTATTTATAGTGCTGTGCCCGGTATGTAATGACGGAAATGCCATTGGCCGTAAATTAGTTTCGTGGTCTGGTTTTAAGTTGAATGATCGAAAGCACTTCCATTTTAAAGCCGTCCTGCTTATCATCCATTTATTACCTGAATTATATTAACtgaataaacaaattttattaatttagagaGTGTTTTACGGATGAATAAGTTCGTATacaattaatatcataatttacTATCTTTACAATAATATTACCTTGTCCAAATTATTATAAGCTGACAAAGATGATTGCTTTTGGTTCTAAGACAAATTCATCTAGATTAAAAATGGTCCGACAGGAAAAGAAGAGAGATTAAGAGGGAGAGATAATATGAGAGAGAGGACGGTTGCTAGTTAAAGATAACAAATTGttattagaaagaaaaagaaaaaaaaccttagggagaaattaccatttttgcggattcatttttctgtttttatgcTATTTAGGTTTTTTGCTTTATGCACTTGTGCacaatatatgattttaatttcatcagCCAGGGTATGTGAATCATTGAATAAATCAAGCATATATTTCCTTTTTAAATGTGATAAACagataaattgaatcaaatttcttatttaaatgaaatatatacaaataaattgaatcaaatagcACATGTTGCAGAAACTCCTGTGAAATTCAAGACTCACAACCGATATATTCTGGTTATGTGTCTCATCAGTTTTTCCCAACGATGATGGAGGAGCTTTTCTTGAAGTTTTTGGGGGAGGATCTAAGCCAGTCTGTTCCCCCAATCATGTCTTTAGTCAAGAAAGGAGCAGCCTCTTCATTTGATAGTTTGTCTGACCATCCAACCCTTTTTGATGTATCAGCTCCTGGACCATAATTTTTGTATTCACCATAGTATGTAGTACTGCAATATGAAAAGCACAATGCAACATATATAAGTACCAAGAAAGTGACATGTTCATAATGGAAGAAAGTGGAAACTTTTGAAGCAGAGATGACAATAGGACGTGCGAGGGCGGAATACCATAATCTATGTCCCCACCCTATCCCTAATATGTGGATGATGGGGAATTTCATCCCTTTCTGCGGGGaaattttctcttatctttACCTTTTCATCACCGCAGGAAAATTCTCTGTACTTTCTCTTCTCCATCTTCACTAAaacattctaaattttttattaagtgttaaagtatatttataataattcaaaatttttaaatgtaatttaatatataagagtttaagaaatatataaaagggtGGATAAATAACAGAGGGGATAGATTAAAAAgagatagataaaaaatatatttatcctaTCATTACCTTATTCTcgattatataaattttagtcattttcatttttatcaaaaaatcttAACCGACTAAAAACCTAGTTTCACAACCAATTTGTAATCTCTATTTTGAAGAAGGTGACCTACCGATGCGCCATTTGGTTGCCCCAATCATCCCATCCTTGCGGCACAATTACACTGGACATGTAAGTTAGGGCATATACTACCCTGGAATATGTACCCCATGGCCTTCCGAGTGTAGCAGAGCCAACACCTGTTATCGTGCAACCCAAGAAAGTGAATCCTGTGTTCTCTGAGGGAGACATTCTTCGTTGAGCAGTGATAGATCCATTCACCGTTGAAAGGGAATGAATGTGACACCTCTGATAAACGCATAAAATACtactattataaatttaaagtgaAACGAATAAGATGTGAAATCTGGTTAGTATCGAAGAGTACTCACTTCAAAGAGGGAGGCAGCGT
Encoded here:
- the LOC123228316 gene encoding phenylcoumaran benzylic ether reductase Pyrc5-like, translated to MATKSKILFIGGTGYIGKFIVEASAKAGHPTFVLVRESTLTSPAKSKIIENFKSLGVNFIPGDLYNKESLVSAIKQVDVVISTVGHAQLGDQDKIIAAIKEADNIKRFFPSEFGNDVDRVNAVEPAKTAFVTKANIRRTVEKEGIPYTYVSSSFFSGYFLPTLAQTGATSPPRDKVVILGDGNPKAIFNKEEDIGTYTIRAVDDPRTLNKILYLRPPGNIYSFNDLVSLWEKKIGKTLERVYVSEEKLLKNIQEASVPLNVLLSINHSAFVKGDHTNFEIEPSFGVEASALYPDVKYTTVDEYLNQFV